The Colius striatus isolate bColStr4 chromosome 13, bColStr4.1.hap1, whole genome shotgun sequence genome includes the window CcggggcaggcagggagcagcacaCTGGAAGAGCCTTGACTCGCTTTTATTGGGATGGAGCACAAAGGGACAACCCAGGTGCCCATGGCTGGGGTGTAGgagccagtgctgggctgagggCCTGAGGCAGGGCCCCCATGGGGAGCAGCTTGGCTGGGGTTAGGAGCTGCCCACGCCGGGAGGCTACAGGGtcctgcccaggctgcagctcccctgcCCATTCCCAGGGGTGCATTGGGGGGCTCTGGCAGGCTGGAAGGGGCTGTCCTGCTGGGCAAAGCCTCACCCTGCTGTGCAGATGTGTGTCGCTCCAGCTGCCTCAGAGCCTCCTGTGCCAGACTTGgtggggagctgggagctgccttgGGGTCCCCTTGAGCCAGGGACGTTGCTGGCCGGGCCCTTGCTGAGCTGGTCTCCCCCCACAAGCCAAACTCGCCAGCAAAAACCTTTCCCTGGCCACCGTGGCCGTGTGAGGAAGACGCTGGGGGAAGGCACAGCGGGTTCCTccctgcagaggggctgggctggtggaagcTCTGCGCTGCGGCCCCCAGGCGCTTGGCAAGTGGggccagctccctccctcctgccctcaccccccGGCTGGCAGCCAGGGCCCCGGCAGCAGCTCGTCAGGCTGTGGGTACAGTGGGGTGAACCTGGGGGGGGGCACTCCAGGCCCACGATGCCCCAGGCTGCCAGAGCTCTGTGTGTCAGGGTGCGAGGCAGCGCTGGGCAAACTGTcctggggcagaaatggggcagcctcggggctgcagggctgagctgctcacAGCTGGGGGGGGTCTCGCTGAAGGGGGGTCCTGCTGCCGGGGgtcctgctgctggggctcacCTGCTCCCCCTGCGAGCAGCCGTCCCTTCCAGGGCGGTGCGaggccggggctggggcgggagcTGTGCCCACGGGCAGGGCAGCTCAGGGGGACTGTGCCAGGGACTGCGCCCGCGGCTGCCCCTCGGGACCCTCCGGCTCGGCCTCGTCCCGGCTGCTGTCCAAGGCCTCCGATCCCTCGAAGCAGCCCGAGTCCCGGGGAATGTCGCCCTTGGGCTCCGAGGGCGAGGGCTGAGCTTCGGAGCTGTCGCCTTCCTCGGGCTCGCTCGCTGCTGGGAGAGACGGGACGCGGCGTGGGGGCTGCGGCCGGCGCTGGGGCCGCGGGGGGCTGCAGGCATCCCACCCCCCCAGCCCTTACCATCGTAGTCCAGGAGGAGCTCGGCGGCCGTGAGCAGCTTGGCACGGTGCTGAGGGTCCGTGATGTTCAGCTCGTTGAGGTGGGTCTCCCGCAGCTCCTTGAAGTCCTCCAGGGTCTGGTAGCCGTTGAGCAGGAGCGTGGAGGTGTGTTCCTGCAGCGGGAGCAGAGCAGCACGGTTCCCCttgcctctccctgcccagccctggtgCTAGCCATGGGGCTACCGCCCTGGTGTGGGGTCACGCCAGCACTTGCCAAGCAGCATCCGAAAAAGCCCCTTGTGCCCCCTTTGCCATGCTGGGGCACGAGGTGGAGAGAcccacagggctgggggctggtgccaggctgctgggggCAGCGGGAAGGTCCcatggagcagagggagggtcctgagagcagaggagggtcctgggagcagaggagggggaCCACGAGCAGAGCAGAGTCCCAGGAGCAGAGTGGGGGTCCCAGGAGCAGGGGAGGGTCCTGGGAGCAGAAAGAGGGtcctgggagcagagagggaaggCCAAGAGTAGAGGAGGCTCCCAGGAGCAGAGTGGGGGTTCCAAGAGCAGGGGAGGGTCCCGGGAGCAGAAAGAGGgtcccagggagcagagggagcgtcctgggagcagagggagggtCCCGGGAGCAGAGTGGGAGTCCCAGGAGCAGAAAGAGGGtcctgggagcagagagggagggcCAAGAGCAGAGGGGGCTCCCAGGAGCAGAGTGGGGGTTCCAAGAGCAGGGGAGGGTCCCGGGAGCAGAAAGAGGgtcccagggagcagaggagggtcctgggagcagagagggagggcCAAGAGCAGAGGGGGGTCCCAGGAGCAGAGTGGGGGTTCCAGGAGCAGAAAGAGGGtcctgggagcagagagggagggcCAAGAGCAGAGGGGGCTCCCAGGAGCAGAGTGGGGGTTCCAAGAGCAGGGGAGGGTCCCGGGAGCAGAAAGAGGGTCCCAGGGAGCACAGGAGGGtcctgggagcagagagggagggcCAAGAGCAGAGGGGGGTCCCAGGAGCAGAGTGGGGGTTCCAGGAGCAGGGGAGGGTCCTGGGAGCAAAAAGAGGGtcctgggagcagagagggagggcCAAGAGCAGAGGAGGCTCCCAGGAGCAGAGTGGGGGTTCCAAGAGCAGGGGAGGGTCCCGGGAGCAGAAAGAGAGTCCCAGGGAACAGAGGGAGGgtcctgggagcagaggagggtCCCGGGAGCAGAGGGGGGTCCCAGGAGCAGGGGAGGGTCCGGGGAGCAGAggtggggcagcaggagcagaagggGTGTCCTGGTAGCAGAGAGGGGtcccaggagcagggcagggtcCCAGGAGCAGCCGTGTCTATCCCTTACCTGCAGGTTGATGCGCTCCAGCAGCTCGTGCAGAGTCTTGGGCTTGAGGCGCTTGTTCCTGCCGGCTCCGCGGCTCCTGCGTGCTGGTGCCGGCTCCTCGGGGATCACATCCACGTAGATGAACTTGAAGGAGCCCACCCTGTTGTTGAGCAACCCGGTCCAGGTGCCCACGGGCGGCTTCTCGATGATGCCGATGATGTCTCCTTTCTGGGCCAAGGGACACAGGGGGTGGCGGCGGGCGCGGGCTCGGGGAGGACCCCCGGCGGTGGGGGGACGTTCCCCAGCCTCCCTCCTCAGGGCtcagccccggccctgccctTCCCCTGGCTCACCCGCAGCTTCAGCGAGTCCCTGTCGTAGGGGCTGGGTGTGAAGTCGGTGTGGACACGAGCCCGGCCGCAGAAGGGGCCGCTGTACGCCGGgctgctctcctccagctgcaggctCTCCCGGCTGCTGCTCCCGGGGCCAGGGCTGGACACTTCactgcctggggaggggagaggggtcAGAGTGAGCACGGCGTGGGGTGAGAGGCCAGGGGGGTCTCGCTGGGGCCAGGCTCACCACTGGACAGCTGTCGGCTGAGCGACGGGTGCCCGTCCTCCTCCGTCTCCAGATACGAGAGAGGCATCTTGTGGCCCAGCTCCTCTGCACTGCCGCCTGGGGACAGGGGGCACGGggagccctcctcctcctccacctcgCCCTGCCGGGGATACTGGGCTCAGGCCGAGGCGGGGGAGCTGCCCCCCGAAGCTGGCCAGGCCCCCCGCACACCTTGCCCTCGGCCAGGGCTCTCACGGCCATCCTGCCCATCTTGCGGTTCATGGTGCGGGAGATGACCGCCCGCCACTTCTTGCCCAGCTTCATCCCGCTGCCCCGCGCAGCCTCCTCGGGGCCGGCGCTGCTGGGCTCATCCTCTGGGATCTGCCAGACGGATGGAGAGTGAAGGCACAGCCCACTCCCAGACCCCCAGTCCTGCCAGCACCAGAGCCCCAGGGGCTGCCCCATGGGGACACCGGTAGGACAGGAGTTTGGGCAGGCAGGCTCTGTGCCTGGGGGAAGGGAGCCCAGGGGGCAGGAAGTGGTGGTGCATGCTGCTGCCCCCACCTCACCTTCTCCTCCAGGTTGAACTCCTTCTCACTGGGCGCTGGAGAGCTGACTTTGGACTTGGCAaagtccttgaagctgctggagcgcTGGAGGGAGAGCTGGGGGAGATGGAAAGGTGTGGGAGCTTCTCCCTGTTGAGAGCCCCGGCACCCACTGCAGgcaccccagcactgagcctggCAGGGGCTCAGCGCCCAGCCCGGGGGTCTCGCTCCACCAGCCCTGCCCTGAGATGGCGATTTTGGGAAGGAGAGCAGAATGGGACCGGCCTGGTGCTGGGTCCCCCTGCCACGGCGGCCGTGCGGTGGATCggtccctccctcccctgctggtATCTGAGGGCTCAAAGCCGAGAGCCGAGTGCTGGCGGGGCCGTGCCCCCGtgcccctctcccagcccaggCGCTGCCCACGCGATGGCCCGTGACCCCCCCAGGGAGCCCCCCCCGTGCCAGCAGCGCCCGCCAGCCCCGTCCTTCGGACCACAGCCACCCCGCTGATCTCGGCCGTGCAGCAGCCCCACATCACCGCCTCCTCCGGTCCTCCCGCgtccccccgcccgcccccggcccctccttcccccccgcTCTGTCTCCTCAGGCGCCGGTCCCACGCGGGAAGGGTTTCCCCGTGCCGGGAGCACTCCCCGTGCCAGCCAGCCTGGGTCCCTGCCTCGTCCCTGGCTGCTCGGCGCGAAGGCGGCGGTTTCCTGCCCGAGCCGCGCTGCCGCCGCGGGCTCCGCTTGCGCAGGAGGCGGCCGGGGCccctcccggccccgcgccctcccctccctcctccttctgctTTCCACCGCCGCGGCTGAGCATCCTCTGCGCCTTGCTGCTGCCGTCTCCTCGCAGGGGGCCGGCTCGGCTGGGGGACGGCGGCTTCGGCCCCGCTCCGGCTTTCCTCGGCGGGACCAGCTCCGCCGGTTCGCCTGGCACCGCCGAACCCTCCGGGGCTGCCGGAACCCCTCGGCTTTCCCCTGCACCCTCCAGATAAAACGTTGCGCCCCCTTCCCCCCCGGCCGGGAAAGCTGCAGCATCAGCCTTTGCCCCGGGGCCGGGGCAGCCGGAGGTGCGAAGGCAGCGGGAAGCCCGGCAGCGGGGCTGAGGGCCGGGCCCCCCGAGCTCGGCTGCCAGAGGGAAGTGAGAGCAGCGGCTGCGGGGCCGAGGCAGGGGATGCCCGCCGGGGCCTGCCAGGCTCCCCGGGCCGGGGTGGGGGAACTTCACCCAGATTTCCGTCGGGAGCTTCCCGGCACGGAGGAGCCGCACGGCGCGTGGCTCCGTGGGCAGGAGCACAGCCccggccgccggccccgccaCCCGCGGGGACTGCTCGTTGGCAGCACGCCAGGGCCCGGCCGGAGCTGCCGGGGGTGCCAGGGCGCCGGCCGCGGGGGCCGCAGCTCGGGCGTGCGGGGGCTGCAGGGACgcgcggccgcggggccgggtGCGGTGCCGGGTGCGGTGCTGCCGGCGGGACGAAGCGGCCAACGCACGTGGCGGAGCCGCAGCCTCGGCGCCGACACCTTCGCTGTGGGAGCCGAGCACCGGCAGCGCGGCCGCGTTCCCCC containing:
- the SASH3 gene encoding SAM and SH3 domain-containing protein 3 isoform X1; its protein translation is MLRRKPSNAGDKEPGHRKLSLQRSSSFKDFAKSKVSSPAPSEKEFNLEEKIPEDEPSSAGPEEAARGSGMKLGKKWRAVISRTMNRKMGRMAVRALAEGKGEVEEEEGSPCPLSPGGSAEELGHKMPLSYLETEEDGHPSLSRQLSSGSEVSSPGPGSSSRESLQLEESSPAYSGPFCGRARVHTDFTPSPYDRDSLKLRKGDIIGIIEKPPVGTWTGLLNNRVGSFKFIYVDVIPEEPAPARRSRGAGRNKRLKPKTLHELLERINLQEHTSTLLLNGYQTLEDFKELRETHLNELNITDPQHRAKLLTAAELLLDYDAASEPEEGDSSEAQPSPSEPKGDIPRDSGCFEGSEALDSSRDEAEPEGPEGQPRAQSLAQSP
- the SASH3 gene encoding SAM and SH3 domain-containing protein 3 isoform X2 — protein: MLRRKPSNAGDKEPGHRKLSLQRSSSFKDFAKSKVSSPAPSEKEFNLEEKIPEDEPSSAGPEEAARGSGMKLGKKWRAVISRTMNRKMGRMAVRALAEGKGEVEEEEGSPCPLSPGGSAEELGHKMPLSYLETEEDGHPSLSRQLSSGSEVSSPGPGSSSRESLQLEESSPAYSGPFCGRARVHTDFTPSPYDRDSLKLRKGDIIGIIEKPPVGTWTGLLNNRVGSFKFIYVDVIPEEPAPARRSRGAGRNKRLKPKTLHELLERINLQEHTSTLLLNGYQTLEDFKELRETHLNELNITDPQHRAKLLTAAELLLDYDASEPEEGDSSEAQPSPSEPKGDIPRDSGCFEGSEALDSSRDEAEPEGPEGQPRAQSLAQSP